A single window of uncultured Methanospirillum sp. DNA harbors:
- a CDS encoding tetratricopeptide repeat protein, protein MKPIFSLVMYCLLVTLVLAGVHADSADDFLNTGNTLLYKNNDYSGALDAYEQGIQLNSTNTALWNGKAYVLQKLNRYTEALDAVNKALELNPKNPQALNTKKSISDHLGKETFFKNGSDSLFNQGSDLLTKKDYSGALKIFTQDTQENPESADAWTGKGYVLSTLDKDSEAIDALNKALELDPDNSFAKETIENLVKHLDDKGNALIKSNNFSGAMEIINLAIQANPKDVVALNNKAYILENTDKYDEALEVINQALEVNPQFSSGWLTKGYILSGLGKTEEALNAFNETLKLNPDNKNAKWGIDNIHKNQTYR, encoded by the coding sequence ATGAAACCGATCTTTTCCCTCGTTATGTACTGCCTCCTGGTAACACTGGTTTTAGCAGGAGTTCATGCTGATTCGGCAGATGATTTCCTCAACACAGGAAATACACTACTTTATAAAAATAATGACTATTCCGGTGCATTGGATGCGTATGAACAAGGTATCCAATTAAATTCAACTAATACAGCACTATGGAATGGTAAAGCCTACGTTCTTCAAAAATTAAATCGCTATACCGAAGCACTTGATGCAGTGAATAAAGCTCTTGAGCTTAATCCTAAAAATCCTCAGGCATTAAACACGAAAAAGTCAATATCAGATCATTTGGGAAAAGAGACCTTCTTCAAAAACGGGAGCGATTCTCTGTTTAACCAGGGGAGTGATTTACTTACAAAGAAGGATTATTCTGGAGCTTTAAAAATATTTACCCAGGATACTCAAGAAAATCCAGAAAGTGCTGATGCATGGACAGGAAAAGGATATGTCCTTTCTACATTGGACAAGGATAGTGAAGCTATAGATGCCTTAAACAAGGCACTTGAGTTGGATCCAGATAATTCATTTGCAAAAGAAACAATAGAAAATTTAGTTAAGCATTTGGATGATAAAGGAAATGCCCTCATAAAATCCAATAATTTTTCAGGAGCAATGGAGATAATAAATTTAGCAATTCAAGCAAATCCGAAGGATGTTGTCGCATTAAATAATAAGGCCTACATTCTGGAGAATACGGATAAATATGACGAAGCACTTGAAGTCATAAATCAGGCACTTGAAGTTAATCCGCAGTTTTCAAGTGGCTGGCTAACGAAAGGATATATTTTGAGTGGATTGGGTAAAACAGAAGAGGCATTGAATGCTTTCAATGAAACCCTTAAATTAAATCCAGATAATAAGAATGCAAAATGGGGCATTGATAATATCCATAAGAATCAAACATACCGTTAA
- a CDS encoding nucleotidyltransferase domain-containing protein codes for MNDSVLSGIIRIIVDTADPDSIILFGSRATGTQQDDSDYDLCILKTGVSERRKLTMQLYQQLWEVEAPVDILVETPDSFNRYKTNPHLIYREIAQTGKVSCMKNREIVKDWMARAESNLYRTRAGRVSVRFN; via the coding sequence ATGAACGATTCTGTTCTCTCCGGGATCATCAGAATAATCGTTGATACTGCAGATCCTGATTCAATTATACTCTTTGGTTCCAGAGCAACAGGGACCCAACAGGATGACAGTGATTATGACCTTTGTATCTTAAAAACAGGGGTCAGTGAGAGAAGAAAACTGACAATGCAATTATACCAGCAATTATGGGAAGTTGAGGCTCCTGTCGATATTCTGGTTGAGACGCCAGACTCCTTCAATAGGTACAAGACAAATCCTCATCTTATCTATCGCGAGATCGCACAGACAGGGAAGGTCTCCTGTATGAAAAACCGGGAAATTGTTAAAGACTGGATGGCCCGGGCTGAGAGTAACCTCTATCGTACCAGAGCGGGTCGCGTATCTGTAAGATTCAATTGA
- a CDS encoding HAD family hydrolase, translating to MDADRSQAPKAILFDLDNTLCTFVDAKRAACNAVIDLTGTGSADELFSYFLRPRYNFEDHAHITDYLTDIGVYSKRLAEEAGGIYDTVKLDTITLYPGVSETLDTLTEAGVEIAVVTDASSTQAELRMHRLGIDSQFPVLITPDRSGQRKPNHASFLMAMERLETTPSETWVVGDSLRREIAPGLEIGLTTVFAQYGDWIKIEMPEIQPHHVLNQFEDLMSLPGLDHL from the coding sequence ATGGATGCAGATAGATCCCAGGCTCCTAAAGCAATCCTCTTCGATCTCGACAATACACTCTGTACGTTCGTGGATGCAAAACGGGCCGCCTGCAATGCAGTAATAGATCTTACAGGAACGGGATCAGCAGACGAACTCTTCTCATACTTCTTACGGCCAAGATACAACTTCGAGGATCACGCCCATATCACGGATTACTTAACAGACATCGGAGTGTACTCAAAGAGACTGGCAGAAGAAGCAGGCGGGATCTACGATACAGTAAAACTCGACACCATCACTCTGTACCCGGGAGTTTCGGAGACACTTGACACCCTCACAGAGGCCGGGGTGGAGATTGCTGTTGTTACCGACGCTTCAAGCACCCAGGCTGAACTCAGGATGCACAGACTCGGGATAGACTCGCAATTCCCGGTACTTATAACCCCTGACCGGTCAGGGCAGAGAAAGCCGAACCATGCCTCATTTCTCATGGCAATGGAGCGGCTGGAAACAACACCTTCAGAAACATGGGTTGTGGGTGACTCGCTCAGGCGGGAGATTGCACCGGGTCTTGAGATCGGGCTGACCACCGTGTTTGCGCAGTACGGAGACTGGATAAAGATTGAGATGCCGGAGATACAACCACATCATGTCCTGAACCAGTTCGAGGACCTTATGAGCCTTCCAGGGCTTGACCATTTGTGA
- a CDS encoding C-GCAxxG-C-C family protein: MDHAQEAVDLLAEGYTCSQSVFSVYAKEHGLDPVLARKIATGFGGGVGRTGNLCGAVSGAILVLGLIRGMNSLDEPEWRDKSYALDKEFIERFVAKFGSIQCPDLLGYNMAIPEEFAESKRVGAAKKVCPELVRGAAQILDEMLNSK, translated from the coding sequence ATGGATCATGCACAAGAGGCAGTTGACCTGCTAGCTGAAGGGTATACCTGTTCACAGTCTGTCTTTTCTGTGTATGCAAAAGAACACGGACTTGACCCGGTTCTGGCACGGAAGATCGCAACAGGATTTGGAGGAGGGGTTGGCAGGACCGGGAATTTGTGTGGGGCAGTGAGCGGTGCCATACTGGTTCTCGGTCTTATCAGGGGGATGAACTCTCTTGATGAGCCTGAATGGCGTGACAAAAGTTATGCCCTTGACAAGGAGTTTATCGAGAGGTTTGTCGCAAAATTCGGGTCAATCCAGTGTCCTGATCTCCTGGGATACAATATGGCAATCCCGGAGGAGTTTGCAGAATCAAAGAGGGTTGGAGCGGCGAAGAAGGTGTGTCCTGAACTGGTCCGGGGAGCTGCTCAGATCCTTGATGAGATGTTAAATAGTAAATAA
- a CDS encoding CAP domain-containing protein → MRVSCLSCSLFVLFILIPVCTTAVISPWSDLTVSEISAPLTANPGYPYPINVTVENHGNATSGLISVGFYISTDDHLSKNDTYIQVTTGDPLAPGASVELSSLDTMPVAVPPGSYRLFAYVEDHEGDEKHLLDNTAILTAPVRVQARPLPSNETLRNEVARLIFSMTNNVRSSNNVTPLIWDDDLAMLAVTYTDRMITQRFFSHTDPDGHDQSDRAKAAGYNTVKEIEGGARIGVAENIAYVGTGNVAGYGYVNPTDPESIAKGVMTGWMKSKGHRENILDPLASKIGVGLSYNGEYWYAAQEFY, encoded by the coding sequence ATGCGAGTTTCCTGCCTGTCCTGTAGTCTCTTCGTTTTATTCATCCTCATTCCGGTCTGCACCACTGCGGTGATCTCACCCTGGTCAGATCTCACGGTATCTGAAATATCTGCTCCTCTGACAGCAAATCCCGGGTATCCCTACCCGATCAATGTCACGGTTGAAAACCACGGCAATGCGACATCAGGCCTCATCTCGGTCGGGTTTTACATCTCGACAGATGATCACCTCTCAAAGAATGACACCTATATCCAGGTGACTACCGGTGATCCGCTCGCACCCGGAGCATCTGTCGAACTCTCCTCACTGGACACGATGCCTGTAGCCGTTCCTCCCGGCAGTTACCGGCTGTTTGCCTATGTGGAGGATCATGAGGGCGATGAGAAGCATCTCCTTGACAACACTGCTATTCTGACCGCTCCCGTCAGGGTTCAGGCACGTCCCCTTCCCTCTAATGAAACCCTACGCAATGAGGTGGCACGACTCATCTTCTCGATGACCAATAATGTCAGATCTTCAAATAACGTCACGCCACTCATCTGGGATGATGACCTTGCCATGCTCGCAGTTACCTACACGGATCGGATGATAACCCAGAGGTTCTTCAGTCACACCGATCCTGACGGGCATGACCAGTCTGACCGTGCCAAAGCCGCCGGGTACAATACGGTGAAAGAGATCGAAGGAGGAGCGAGGATAGGAGTTGCTGAGAATATTGCATACGTCGGTACCGGCAATGTTGCGGGCTATGGGTATGTGAACCCCACCGATCCCGAGTCTATTGCAAAAGGTGTCATGACCGGCTGGATGAAGAGCAAAGGGCATCGTGAAAACATCCTCGATCCCCTTGCCAGTAAGATTGGAGTTGGCCTGAGTTATAACGGTGAATACTGGTATGCAGCTCAGGAATTTTATTAA
- a CDS encoding aldehyde dehydrogenase family protein, with amino-acid sequence MDEWACIVGGRERKTDDRYVIRNPFSGNSIGQVCRCSGADIEDSLQAATAGAAETALLPAHRRAAILRRLAELMTTHREEFVSLLIAEGGKPRRNAEGETARAIETILISAEESVRIGGEVIPLDRTVPGEGCVGIVQRFPVGVVLGITPFNFPLNLACHKLGPAVASGNAIILKPASATPFSSLLLGRLLLEAGYPPSAVSVLVCRPDDAEVLATDPRIGCVSFTGSPDVGWRLRSRASCGKVTLELGGNGAVIVHEDSDLSRAAFRIIEGGFSQAGQVCISVQRVFVHRLVYEPLLARLCELADALVIGDPADPKTDVGPMISEEAAQHALKRINDACTAGATLVRGGTLTGSLLQPAILTGTSGGMDVNCREVFAPIITVTPYDRFEEAVDAVNDSVYGLQAGVFTRDLSRARYAFSRLAVGTVIIGDIPTFRVDMMPYGGVKRSGCGREGPRYAIEEMTDARMMVIRDL; translated from the coding sequence ATGGATGAGTGGGCATGCATCGTGGGTGGGCGTGAGCGGAAGACTGATGACCGGTACGTGATCAGAAATCCTTTTTCAGGAAATTCAATAGGTCAGGTATGCCGATGCAGCGGTGCAGATATAGAAGATTCGCTGCAGGCAGCAACGGCAGGTGCAGCAGAGACTGCCCTGCTTCCTGCCCACCGGCGCGCTGCGATCCTCCGCCGTCTTGCCGAGCTGATGACAACTCATCGCGAGGAGTTTGTCAGCCTCCTCATCGCTGAAGGAGGAAAACCACGCAGGAACGCTGAAGGTGAGACTGCCAGGGCGATTGAGACTATTCTGATATCGGCAGAGGAGTCTGTGCGGATCGGCGGTGAGGTGATCCCCCTGGACCGGACAGTGCCGGGTGAAGGATGTGTAGGAATTGTCCAGCGTTTTCCTGTCGGGGTTGTTCTTGGGATAACGCCGTTTAATTTCCCGCTGAACCTTGCCTGTCACAAGCTTGGCCCGGCAGTTGCGTCAGGCAATGCTATCATTCTAAAGCCTGCCTCTGCAACCCCGTTCTCGTCACTTCTGCTCGGTCGGTTGCTGCTTGAGGCTGGATATCCTCCATCTGCGGTAAGTGTTCTGGTATGCAGGCCGGATGATGCCGAAGTTCTCGCAACAGACCCGCGTATCGGGTGTGTATCATTTACCGGTTCTCCTGACGTCGGCTGGCGTCTGCGATCCCGTGCCTCATGCGGGAAGGTGACACTCGAACTCGGGGGAAACGGTGCAGTCATTGTGCATGAGGACTCTGACCTCTCCCGTGCTGCTTTCCGGATCATTGAAGGTGGATTCTCCCAGGCCGGTCAGGTCTGCATCTCGGTTCAGAGGGTATTTGTGCACCGGCTGGTGTATGAGCCCCTGCTTGCCAGGCTTTGCGAACTGGCTGACGCTCTGGTTATTGGCGATCCTGCAGATCCGAAGACCGACGTGGGGCCGATGATTTCAGAGGAAGCGGCTCAGCACGCGTTGAAACGAATCAACGACGCCTGCACAGCAGGAGCAACCCTTGTCAGGGGTGGCACCCTGACCGGGTCCCTCCTGCAGCCGGCAATCCTGACCGGCACATCAGGCGGTATGGATGTGAACTGCAGGGAGGTCTTTGCACCGATCATCACGGTCACTCCGTATGACCGCTTTGAAGAGGCAGTTGATGCGGTCAATGACTCGGTATACGGGCTTCAGGCCGGAGTATTTACCCGGGATCTTTCTAGGGCCAGGTATGCGTTCTCCCGCCTTGCGGTCGGCACCGTCATCATCGGGGATATCCCAACCTTCAGAGTTGACATGATGCCATACGGCGGGGTGAAACGCTCGGGATGCGGACGGGAAGGTCCCAGGTATGCAATTGAGGAGATGACCGATGCCAGAATGATGGTGATCAGGGATCTCTGA
- a CDS encoding carboxylesterase family protein produces the protein MNNNLVILSVLMICLVIVGISAGSSQNESPSTIVKTDTGLISGFHQDNIRVFHGIPFAAPPTGELRWKPPAPVTPWEGVKETKEYSATCPQRVSTGKTPSSGSEPLNMSEDCLYLNVWTPAKSDDEKLPVMVFFYGGGFADVAGSMPVYNGTTLAERGVILVTPNYRLGALGFLAHPELDAESMHNSSGNYGILDQIAALEWVQRNIGSFGGDPSRVTIFGQSAGGESVLIHLISPESKGLYQQAIVQSGPFWANGAIINATHSKENAEQFGEWFAQNLGYSRPDAIEQMRNISPEDLINATPWSPSSFRTTHTVMFEPTIDGWVIPDTLDTMFRLHQENAVPLMIGNNANDGATLAADANMTVPEYISFLTNRFGDEAGVVLEKYPANSTSEVQLRLAEIMTDYDFSDSVKFAAGSMGDITPDTYLYRYSYVIPGQPSGAFHGSETLLLFGVPGVPSDPVVAGNVVDLWTRFAKTGDPNGGMNITWPNYTKKKGQYLDIDTVPSVKSDNSTSALFQDLE, from the coding sequence ATGAATAATAATCTGGTAATTCTTTCAGTTTTGATGATCTGCCTGGTAATCGTTGGTATCTCTGCCGGTTCTTCTCAGAATGAATCACCATCAACAATAGTAAAGACAGATACTGGTTTAATATCGGGTTTTCATCAGGATAATATCCGTGTCTTTCATGGCATCCCATTCGCTGCACCACCAACCGGAGAACTACGATGGAAGCCCCCGGCACCTGTAACACCCTGGGAAGGTGTCAAAGAGACGAAGGAGTATTCTGCAACCTGCCCTCAACGGGTTTCCACCGGTAAGACTCCTTCGTCAGGATCGGAGCCGCTCAACATGAGTGAGGACTGCTTATATCTCAATGTCTGGACCCCGGCAAAGAGTGATGACGAAAAACTTCCGGTAATGGTCTTTTTCTATGGGGGAGGATTTGCTGATGTGGCTGGATCCATGCCTGTCTATAATGGGACCACCCTGGCTGAAAGAGGGGTTATCTTGGTCACCCCTAACTACCGGCTTGGAGCACTGGGTTTCCTTGCCCACCCGGAACTGGATGCCGAATCTATGCATAATAGTTCAGGAAATTATGGAATTCTCGATCAGATTGCTGCTCTTGAGTGGGTCCAGCGAAACATCGGATCGTTTGGGGGTGATCCGTCCAGGGTGACAATATTCGGGCAGTCAGCCGGCGGTGAAAGTGTTCTGATCCACCTGATAAGCCCGGAGAGTAAGGGCCTTTACCAGCAGGCAATTGTCCAGAGTGGTCCTTTCTGGGCAAACGGGGCCATCATTAATGCCACCCATTCCAAGGAGAATGCTGAACAATTTGGTGAATGGTTTGCACAAAACCTTGGCTACTCCCGACCTGATGCCATTGAGCAGATGCGAAATATCAGTCCCGAAGACCTGATCAATGCAACACCGTGGTCACCGTCCTCATTCCGGACTACCCACACGGTCATGTTTGAGCCAACAATTGATGGATGGGTTATCCCGGACACCCTGGACACCATGTTCCGTCTCCACCAGGAAAATGCGGTCCCTCTTATGATCGGGAACAACGCCAATGACGGAGCAACTCTTGCGGCTGATGCCAATATGACGGTTCCTGAGTACATATCTTTCCTTACAAACCGGTTCGGCGATGAGGCCGGTGTAGTTCTTGAAAAATATCCTGCGAATTCAACTTCAGAAGTGCAACTCCGACTGGCAGAGATCATGACCGATTATGATTTCAGTGATTCGGTGAAGTTTGCAGCTGGATCCATGGGGGACATCACCCCTGATACGTATCTGTACCGGTATTCATATGTCATTCCCGGTCAGCCATCAGGTGCCTTTCATGGAAGTGAGACCTTACTGTTGTTCGGAGTTCCAGGAGTACCTTCAGATCCGGTAGTGGCCGGGAATGTGGTAGATCTCTGGACACGGTTTGCAAAGACCGGAGATCCAAACGGTGGAATGAATATCACCTGGCCGAATTACACCAAGAAGAAGGGTCAGTACCTTGATATCGATACAGTCCCGAGTGTGAAGAGCGATAATTCAACGAGTGCCCTGTTTCAAGACCTCGAATAA
- a CDS encoding helix-turn-helix domain-containing protein, producing MQDGPVVIREDVTVSLDKDLINDLLGIAESREATLSVLVRDVLGSFCKAFHAGSDWTAGTPAGIQAPEMQPGVAREGSVSLLESRISAHDLLLADLQKRLSVLEYTAGVSRTVTQVPHESVAVQTTFSPVSGLSAVIDSEEPLAGSVSDEALVRIRKPIAPVMTSVDMNSIGRINPEQVYSQTEAAALLHLSISTIRKYVKEQRIGFQKIGRSTVFRGQDLLTYIARSG from the coding sequence ATGCAGGATGGTCCGGTTGTAATACGCGAAGATGTCACCGTTTCTCTTGATAAGGATCTGATCAACGATCTGCTGGGGATTGCCGAGTCACGTGAGGCGACCCTGTCTGTCCTGGTACGGGATGTGCTTGGGTCATTTTGCAAGGCGTTTCATGCTGGTTCTGACTGGACGGCAGGAACTCCGGCTGGTATACAGGCACCGGAGATGCAGCCTGGAGTGGCCAGGGAGGGTTCTGTCTCTCTTCTGGAGTCCAGGATCTCTGCTCACGATCTGCTTCTTGCTGATCTTCAGAAACGGCTTTCAGTTCTCGAGTATACTGCCGGGGTATCACGCACTGTCACCCAGGTACCGCATGAGTCTGTTGCGGTTCAGACAACCTTCTCTCCTGTTTCCGGGTTGTCTGCAGTCATTGACAGTGAGGAACCGCTTGCAGGTTCGGTCTCTGATGAGGCTCTTGTCAGGATCAGAAAACCGATCGCTCCGGTGATGACCTCGGTTGATATGAATTCTATCGGGCGAATAAATCCGGAGCAGGTGTACTCACAGACCGAGGCTGCTGCTCTGCTTCACCTCTCGATCTCAACGATCAGGAAGTATGTCAAGGAACAGAGGATTGGATTCCAGAAGATTGGAAGATCCACGGTATTCAGGGGCCAGGATCTCCTGACCTATATCGCCCGGTCAGGATGA
- a CDS encoding ATP-binding protein, whose amino-acid sequence MDTQTPDKSATLSCDLPPAGTIFQVLPDEAGTLQVLAIIPGLPESIRDQGSDLTPPPTLDLLLPLPAVSVIRDLIDEATGQGEVLSGYVPCGREGQDIRVMIARLSDGTVSVTWGDKVSLAGGSKSIHLGHGDTPDVISRHDQEFIFSSSTPSSYSLFGLRPSELSGTSLLHYVHPEDLLRVKSCGEPLISGPGVCRIRYRLRNHLNEYRWVESVFTSTFRSDNTFSVMMASTREMDTIVRAEQAARGANAKLNLLNGIMRHDIMNQLTGLIGYLDILAELVKGEEAELLISKEQNIAARIKYLVDLTRDYQGIGLHPPDFMDVDAVVYKVLSRHEFAGKIRSDRSLSGVFIYVDRMFEQVVFEIVSNSHIYGGEQVTVSFSYEVTGEGLTLIIEDNGPGIAETEKERIFSRTGRDSYGHGLYMATEILDLTGIRFRETGTAGHGARFEILVPRDGYRVQSPG is encoded by the coding sequence ATGGACACTCAGACGCCTGACAAGTCAGCTACACTGTCTTGTGATCTCCCTCCTGCAGGCACCATCTTTCAGGTACTTCCTGATGAAGCCGGAACACTACAGGTCTTGGCGATCATTCCGGGTCTGCCGGAATCGATTAGGGATCAGGGTTCAGACCTGACCCCTCCGCCAACACTGGATCTCCTGCTTCCGTTGCCTGCTGTCAGCGTTATCAGGGATCTCATCGACGAGGCGACCGGTCAGGGAGAGGTCCTTTCAGGATATGTCCCATGCGGACGGGAAGGGCAGGATATCAGGGTCATGATCGCCCGCCTCTCAGATGGCACTGTTTCGGTGACCTGGGGCGATAAGGTCTCGCTTGCCGGGGGTTCGAAGTCGATCCACCTCGGGCACGGTGACACTCCTGATGTTATTTCCCGGCACGATCAGGAGTTCATCTTCAGCTCTTCGACCCCGTCGTCATATTCTCTCTTTGGGTTGAGGCCGAGTGAACTGAGTGGGACCTCTCTTCTACATTACGTCCATCCCGAGGATCTTTTACGGGTGAAGTCCTGTGGTGAACCGCTGATATCAGGTCCCGGGGTCTGCCGGATCCGGTACCGGTTAAGAAACCACCTTAATGAGTACCGCTGGGTTGAATCGGTCTTCACCTCGACGTTCAGATCAGATAACACGTTCAGCGTGATGATGGCATCCACCCGTGAGATGGACACCATTGTCCGGGCAGAACAGGCAGCAAGGGGTGCGAATGCCAAGCTCAACCTGCTCAACGGGATCATGAGGCACGACATCATGAACCAGCTGACCGGTCTGATCGGGTACCTTGATATCCTTGCTGAACTTGTGAAGGGAGAGGAGGCAGAACTGCTGATATCCAAAGAGCAGAATATCGCTGCCAGAATCAAGTATCTGGTAGATCTCACCCGCGATTACCAGGGAATCGGGCTTCATCCTCCTGATTTTATGGATGTAGATGCAGTGGTGTATAAGGTCCTCTCAAGACATGAGTTTGCAGGAAAGATCAGGTCAGATCGATCACTTTCCGGAGTCTTCATCTATGTTGACCGGATGTTTGAGCAGGTTGTATTTGAGATCGTCTCAAACAGCCATATCTATGGGGGTGAGCAGGTGACTGTCAGTTTCTCCTATGAGGTAACTGGCGAAGGGCTTACCCTGATCATAGAGGATAACGGACCCGGCATAGCAGAAACAGAGAAAGAGCGTATCTTCTCCAGGACCGGCCGGGATAGTTACGGGCACGGGTTATACATGGCAACTGAGATCCTGGATCTCACTGGGATCAGGTTCAGGGAGACCGGGACAGCCGGTCATGGAGCTCGGTTCGAGATCCTTGTGCCCCGTGACGGGTATCGGGTTCAGTCACCCGGGTGA